From Psychroflexus torquis ATCC 700755, the proteins below share one genomic window:
- a CDS encoding prohibitin family protein, protein MKTKTILSVALAAIFLSSCAVIRPGEAGVKQTLGKFSNKVITQGTVVYNPFISKVIKESTQTNNIKLFLSLPSKEGLSVNSEISILYRLEKNKIPSVLENLGRGYESIITSVFRSASSDICAQFFAKDMHSGMRAKIEEEIKISMGENLKKQADGIELIAVLMKSIQLPLGLANSIERKLQAEQDAMRLVFVLEQEKLEAERKIIGAKGERDAQLILAEGLTDQIIKTRSIEAFSKLSLSPNSKIIITDGKAPLLINIDE, encoded by the coding sequence ATGAAAACAAAAACTATTTTAAGTGTAGCCTTAGCCGCTATTTTTTTAAGCAGTTGTGCCGTTATTAGGCCTGGTGAAGCTGGAGTAAAACAGACACTTGGCAAATTTTCAAACAAAGTAATAACTCAAGGAACTGTGGTTTACAATCCTTTTATAAGTAAAGTTATAAAAGAATCTACACAGACTAATAATATAAAACTTTTTCTGAGTTTACCCAGTAAAGAAGGTCTGAGTGTAAATTCTGAGATTTCAATTTTATATCGCTTGGAAAAAAATAAAATACCATCTGTATTAGAGAATTTAGGGCGAGGATATGAATCTATAATTACTAGCGTATTTAGATCTGCTTCTTCTGATATATGTGCTCAGTTTTTTGCCAAGGATATGCATTCTGGGATGCGTGCAAAAATAGAGGAAGAGATCAAAATCAGTATGGGAGAGAATCTTAAGAAACAAGCTGATGGTATTGAACTTATTGCTGTTTTAATGAAAAGCATACAATTACCTCTTGGTTTAGCTAATTCTATAGAACGAAAATTACAGGCTGAACAAGATGCGATGCGATTGGTGTTTGTACTAGAGCAAGAAAAATTAGAGGCCGAGAGAAAAATCATAGGTGCAAAGGGAGAAAGAGATGCGCAACTAATTTTGGCAGAAGGACTTACTGATCAAATTATAAAAACTAGAAGTATAGAGGCCTTTAGTAAATTATCTCTATCTCCAAACTCCAAGATAATCATCACCGATGGGAAGGCTCCACTATTGATTAATATTGATGAATAA
- the mazG gene encoding nucleoside triphosphate pyrophosphohydrolase — protein sequence MYTRQKQLKAFENLLDMMDELREKCPWDRKQTMESLRNLTVEEVYELGDAILENDKVEIKKELGDVLLHIVFYSKIASETEDFDITDVIDSLCKKMVNRHPHIYGDTKVENEKQVKENWEKIKLKEGNKSVLQGVPKSLPALIKASRIQDKVAGVGFDWEEPSQVFEKVQEELGELQEEVKANDLNKIEDEFGDVLFSMINYARFLKIDPETALERTNKKFIFRFQHLEKRAGEHNLDLSTMSLEEMDKFWEEAKHL from the coding sequence ATGTACACAAGGCAAAAGCAATTAAAAGCATTTGAGAATTTGCTAGACATGATGGACGAACTCAGAGAAAAGTGTCCATGGGATAGAAAGCAAACTATGGAATCTCTTAGGAATTTGACAGTAGAAGAGGTTTATGAACTTGGAGATGCTATTTTGGAGAATGATAAGGTGGAGATTAAAAAAGAGCTGGGAGATGTATTGCTTCACATTGTATTTTATTCAAAAATAGCAAGTGAAACTGAAGATTTTGATATTACTGATGTGATAGATAGCCTTTGTAAAAAGATGGTTAACAGGCATCCTCACATCTATGGAGATACAAAAGTTGAAAACGAAAAGCAGGTTAAAGAAAATTGGGAAAAAATAAAGTTAAAAGAGGGAAATAAGAGTGTTTTACAAGGTGTCCCTAAATCTTTGCCAGCCTTAATAAAAGCTAGTAGAATTCAAGATAAAGTGGCTGGTGTAGGCTTCGATTGGGAAGAACCCTCACAAGTTTTTGAAAAAGTCCAGGAAGAATTAGGTGAGCTACAAGAAGAGGTGAAAGCAAATGATTTAAATAAAATAGAAGATGAATTTGGAGATGTTTTATTTTCTATGATCAATTACGCGAGATTTTTAAAGATCGATCCTGAAACAGCTTTAGAGCGAACTAATAAAAAGTTTATTTTTAGATTTCAACATCTAGAGAAAAGAGCTGGAGAGCATAATTTAGATTTATCAACTATGTCATTGGAGGAAATGGATAAGTTTTGGGAGGAAGCGAAACATCTTTAA
- a CDS encoding DUF4168 domain-containing protein, whose product MKKVILTIGIFMFALLSTSAQTEEKVSDAQLQKFAEAYQTVQQVNQQIQQEMVTAIEAEGITAKRFNEIYQAEMDPEVEADATEDEMVKQKAALKKIEGMQGGVQEDMQNKIKEKGLTLEQYENIGAQLQNSPELQKKLQGILMKNKTGENPMKK is encoded by the coding sequence ATGAAAAAAGTAATTTTAACCATCGGTATATTTATGTTTGCGTTACTATCTACATCTGCTCAAACAGAAGAAAAAGTAAGCGATGCTCAACTTCAAAAATTTGCGGAGGCTTACCAAACTGTTCAACAGGTAAATCAACAAATCCAGCAGGAAATGGTTACGGCTATTGAAGCTGAGGGAATAACAGCGAAGCGTTTCAATGAAATTTATCAAGCAGAAATGGATCCTGAGGTTGAGGCAGATGCCACTGAAGATGAAATGGTGAAGCAAAAGGCAGCTCTTAAAAAGATTGAGGGTATGCAAGGCGGTGTTCAAGAAGATATGCAAAATAAGATTAAGGAGAAAGGTTTAACCTTAGAGCAATATGAGAATATAGGAGCTCAACTTCAGAATAGCCCAGAATTACAAAAGAAATTGCAAGGTATATTGATGAAAAACAAGACAGGTGAGAATCCGATGAAAAAATAA
- a CDS encoding endonuclease — MKFLTSSLFLVLTTLTYAQAPSGYYESTNDLLSYELKTALKIIIDDIGDDNDFPFHQDQGYGALYDAYAAENSGDSDDYFENDGTVLDMYSERVPGVDNYNYEHLENNCGNYSGEGDCYNREHLVPQSTFNSASPMKNDYFHVVPSDGAVNGARGSFPFGEVTSPNYTSTNGSKRGPNTFPGYTGTVFEPIDEFKGDIARAVLYFAIRYEDEFNSSWRTNEVLADNPQEFFVDWYLELLLSWHLNDPVGEREIDRNNNGYQFQSNRNPLIDRPEFALMIWGDFTDNEPPSAPSDLSANTITNFSLQLSWTSSDDNVAVAHYIIEQDNVDIGTVGSNQSTYLVTGLNAETLYNYRVYALDQGGNVSEPSENLDVLTLADPNYLIFEDFENCTTVLDNFTAVSEISPLDWRCVSDGGENNSQGYQMNAYQNGQVPSLDWLITSSKINFNEFESEKISFFASASYGNTKLELLFSSSYTGNGNPSSFDWQEVPNVEIPLHPNESPSLFTYKAESIDISEIPENVYIAFRYNTDNDREATRWTVDNFRITGEQVLSSSSFYDTLDIKLYPNPLKNSHIHMSFNSNDQKRIELYDLNGKVLLTKHSQQNYFKEDLSWLTPGIYFFKIYQHGNSVIKKLVKK, encoded by the coding sequence GTGAAATTTCTTACATCTTCCTTATTTTTGGTTCTAACAACATTAACCTATGCACAAGCACCCTCTGGTTATTATGAAAGTACCAACGACTTACTGAGTTACGAACTTAAAACTGCCCTTAAAATTATCATAGATGATATTGGTGATGATAATGATTTCCCTTTTCATCAGGACCAAGGGTATGGAGCCTTATACGATGCCTATGCTGCTGAAAATAGTGGAGATAGTGACGATTATTTTGAAAATGATGGGACTGTGTTGGATATGTATTCTGAACGTGTTCCAGGGGTTGATAATTATAACTATGAGCATTTGGAGAATAACTGTGGTAACTATTCTGGTGAAGGAGATTGTTATAACAGAGAACATTTAGTACCCCAATCTACATTTAATAGTGCATCCCCCATGAAGAACGACTATTTCCATGTGGTCCCTTCCGATGGAGCTGTTAACGGAGCACGAGGAAGTTTTCCTTTTGGAGAAGTCACAAGTCCAAATTACACCTCCACAAATGGGTCTAAACGAGGTCCAAATACTTTCCCTGGTTACACAGGAACAGTATTTGAACCTATTGACGAATTCAAGGGGGATATCGCTAGGGCTGTACTTTACTTTGCTATTCGATACGAAGATGAATTCAATTCTAGTTGGAGAACAAACGAAGTATTAGCAGATAATCCTCAAGAGTTTTTTGTGGATTGGTACCTAGAACTTTTACTGTCATGGCACCTCAATGATCCTGTTGGCGAAAGAGAAATAGATAGGAATAACAATGGATATCAATTTCAAAGCAACCGAAATCCGTTGATAGATCGTCCTGAATTCGCATTGATGATCTGGGGAGATTTTACGGACAATGAGCCACCTTCTGCTCCATCAGATTTATCAGCCAACACTATCACTAATTTTAGTTTACAACTAAGTTGGACTTCATCTGATGATAATGTTGCTGTTGCCCACTATATTATTGAACAAGATAATGTTGATATCGGTACTGTAGGGTCCAACCAATCCACCTACCTCGTTACAGGATTAAACGCTGAAACCCTTTATAATTATAGGGTCTATGCACTGGACCAAGGTGGAAATGTGTCTGAACCAAGTGAAAATCTTGATGTTTTAACTCTGGCAGACCCTAACTATCTCATTTTTGAAGATTTTGAGAACTGCACTACTGTTTTAGATAACTTCACGGCCGTAAGTGAAATAAGTCCATTAGACTGGAGATGTGTTTCTGATGGTGGTGAAAATAATTCTCAGGGATATCAAATGAACGCTTATCAAAATGGACAAGTTCCTAGTTTAGACTGGTTAATTACAAGTAGCAAAATTAATTTTAACGAATTTGAATCTGAAAAAATAAGCTTTTTTGCTTCTGCAAGTTATGGAAACACAAAGCTAGAGCTTCTGTTTTCATCCTCCTATACTGGAAATGGAAACCCCTCTAGTTTTGATTGGCAAGAAGTACCCAATGTAGAAATTCCACTTCATCCAAATGAAAGTCCTTCTTTGTTTACATATAAAGCCGAATCTATTGATATTTCTGAAATACCTGAGAATGTTTACATCGCTTTTCGATATAATACAGATAATGATCGAGAGGCAACGCGTTGGACTGTTGATAATTTTAGAATTACGGGAGAACAGGTTTTATCTTCTTCCAGCTTCTATGATACTTTGGACATTAAGTTGTATCCAAATCCGTTGAAAAATTCACATATTCATATGAGTTTTAATTCTAATGATCAAAAAAGAATAGAGCTTTATGATTTAAATGGTAAAGTGTTATTAACAAAACACAGTCAGCAAAATTATTTTAAGGAAGATTTGAGTTGGTTAACGCCTGGAATCTATTTTTTCAAAATCTATCAACATGGTAATTCAGTGATTAAGAAGTTAGTGAAAAAATAA
- a CDS encoding RsmB/NOP family class I SAM-dependent RNA methyltransferase → MRLHRNLVFAVVDTLHLIFNEDKYADKEISNTLKRDKRWGARDRGFIAETTYDIVRWKRLYSEIADVNPPFSRPNLFRLFTVWATLKGIEIPDWKQFEDTPTRRIKGRFDELSKITKYAESIPDWMDELGRKELGKLWESEIHALNEQAKVILRTNTLKITPTKLQLILDEEFIPTKLIKGYPEALELYERADVFKTEAFKKGFFEVQDASSQKVAHALKLEPGLRVIDACAGAGGKTLHIAALMENKGQVIAMDIYGNKLKELKRRAKRAGAHNLETREIDSTKVIKKLHDSADRVLIDAPCTGLGVLRRNPDAKWKLTPEFLKEIKEKQQNLLLDYSKMVKPGGLLVYATCSILPTENQVQIQDFLNSPEGEFFQLDTDEKILAHKSGYDGFYYAVLKNNKS, encoded by the coding sequence ATGCGCTTACATAGAAATTTAGTCTTTGCCGTTGTTGATACACTTCACCTTATATTCAATGAAGATAAATATGCGGATAAGGAAATCTCAAATACTTTAAAGCGAGATAAGCGCTGGGGGGCAAGAGATCGAGGGTTCATAGCAGAAACCACTTATGATATCGTAAGGTGGAAAAGACTATATTCTGAAATTGCAGACGTAAACCCTCCCTTTTCTAGACCTAACCTATTTAGACTTTTTACGGTCTGGGCCACTTTAAAGGGTATAGAAATTCCAGATTGGAAACAGTTTGAGGATACTCCTACACGAAGAATAAAAGGCCGATTTGACGAACTTTCAAAAATCACAAAATATGCTGAATCCATTCCAGATTGGATGGATGAACTTGGCAGAAAAGAATTAGGAAAACTATGGGAAAGTGAAATCCATGCGTTAAACGAACAAGCGAAAGTGATTTTAAGAACCAATACACTTAAGATCACTCCCACAAAACTTCAACTGATCCTAGATGAAGAATTTATTCCTACTAAATTAATAAAAGGATATCCTGAGGCCTTAGAGCTTTATGAAAGAGCGGATGTTTTTAAAACAGAAGCTTTCAAAAAAGGATTTTTTGAGGTGCAAGATGCATCGTCACAGAAAGTAGCACACGCCTTAAAACTTGAGCCTGGCTTAAGAGTTATCGATGCTTGTGCAGGTGCTGGAGGGAAAACGTTACATATCGCTGCTTTAATGGAAAACAAAGGCCAAGTTATCGCTATGGATATTTATGGCAATAAACTTAAAGAGCTAAAACGCAGAGCAAAACGTGCAGGAGCTCATAACTTGGAAACTAGAGAAATAGACTCCACGAAGGTCATCAAGAAATTACATGACTCTGCAGACCGCGTATTAATTGATGCTCCCTGTACAGGCTTAGGTGTTCTGCGACGAAATCCTGATGCTAAATGGAAGTTAACGCCAGAATTTCTGAAGGAAATTAAAGAAAAACAACAAAATTTACTCTTAGACTATAGTAAAATGGTAAAGCCAGGGGGTTTATTGGTATATGCCACATGCTCCATTTTACCGACAGAGAATCAAGTTCAAATACAGGATTTCTTAAACTCACCTGAAGGTGAATTCTTTCAACTAGATACAGATGAAAAAATCCTAGCCCATAAATCAGGATACGATGGGTTTTATTATGCCGTCCTCAAAAATAATAAATCATAA
- a CDS encoding RNA polymerase sigma factor produces the protein MKEDEIIDHLQKGTKTNEAFQALISKHKVRLYWHIRTIVKLHEDADDVLQDTFIKVFRNIKSFKGDSKLFSWMYRIATNESITFLNKKAKKMKLSDQELNDFLIDSLESDVYFEGSEIQFQLQKAIDTLPQQQKTVFNMRYFEDIPYEEMSEILGSSVGALKSNYHHARKKVEKFLKKD, from the coding sequence TTGAAAGAGGACGAAATCATAGATCATTTACAAAAAGGCACCAAAACTAATGAGGCCTTTCAAGCCCTTATCTCTAAGCACAAGGTTAGGCTATATTGGCACATAAGGACTATTGTAAAGTTACATGAAGATGCCGATGACGTATTACAAGATACCTTTATAAAGGTATTTAGAAATATCAAGTCGTTTAAGGGTGACAGTAAGCTCTTTAGCTGGATGTACAGAATCGCTACCAACGAGTCCATTACGTTTCTGAATAAGAAAGCAAAAAAGATGAAACTTTCAGACCAAGAGCTTAATGATTTTTTAATTGATTCTTTGGAAAGTGATGTTTATTTTGAAGGAAGTGAGATACAGTTTCAACTTCAAAAAGCTATTGATACACTACCTCAACAGCAAAAAACTGTTTTTAATATGCGTTACTTTGAAGATATCCCTTATGAGGAAATGTCAGAAATCCTAGGTTCAAGTGTTGGAGCATTAAAGTCTAACTACCACCATGCCAGAAAGAAAGTAGAAAAATTTTTAAAGAAAGATTAA
- a CDS encoding ABC transporter ATP-binding protein → MNYFKKILRFAKPYKKYAVLNIIANIFYALFSALSFIALIPMLDVLFKGKDATKITEPPVYNGIGKAQDYFKDYLSFQVNEYAQDDVSIALILVISLVIVLFFLKNISNYIAMYFITFLRNGTLKDLRNALYKKTIELPLSHYSEKRKGDTIARITSDVLEIQHSFLSILELIVREPLTILFTIGAMLFISPELTVFVFIFIPISGFIISLIGKSLKKKSDKVQQEQGLFLSILEETLGGLKIIKGFNAESIFYTKFKSSTQNFNDFSNKLLNRQNLASPASEFLGISVIAVLLWYGGTMVLVGETLDGPMFIAYMGLAYNVLTPAKGISKAFYNVKKGNAAAERVLEILETENSITDADKAIDKTEFNSELTLENISFKYENEYVLKNFQATVKKGKTVALVGQSGSGKSTIANLVTRFYDITEGEIKIDGINIKDMSQSSLRGLMGLVTQDSILFNDTIKENLKIGKPNATDEELIDSLKIANAYEFVKELPKGLDTNIGDSGGKLSGGQKQRLSIARAVLKNPPIMILDEATSALDTESEQLVQKALENMMKNRTSLVIAHRLSTIKNADTIIVMHQGEIVEQGRHDELIANEGVYKKLVNMQSFE, encoded by the coding sequence ATGAATTATTTTAAAAAAATACTTCGCTTTGCGAAACCTTATAAGAAATATGCAGTGCTTAATATCATTGCCAATATTTTTTATGCTCTCTTTAGCGCCTTATCATTTATAGCTCTTATTCCTATGTTGGATGTGCTTTTTAAAGGAAAAGATGCAACAAAAATTACTGAGCCACCAGTTTACAATGGCATCGGTAAAGCCCAAGATTATTTTAAAGACTATTTGTCATTTCAAGTCAATGAGTACGCCCAAGATGATGTTTCCATTGCTTTGATTTTGGTCATCAGTTTGGTGATCGTCTTATTTTTTCTTAAAAATATTTCAAACTACATCGCCATGTATTTCATAACCTTTCTTAGAAATGGCACATTGAAGGACTTGCGAAATGCCCTTTACAAGAAAACCATAGAATTGCCTCTTTCTCATTATTCTGAAAAGCGAAAAGGAGATACCATTGCTAGAATTACCAGCGATGTTTTAGAAATACAACACTCGTTTTTATCTATTTTAGAATTGATTGTTAGAGAACCCCTCACTATTTTATTTACCATTGGAGCGATGTTATTCATTAGCCCAGAGTTAACTGTTTTTGTCTTTATTTTTATTCCCATCTCTGGATTTATCATTTCATTAATAGGAAAATCTTTAAAGAAAAAGTCGGATAAAGTACAGCAAGAACAGGGCTTGTTTTTATCGATTTTAGAAGAGACCTTAGGGGGGCTCAAAATCATCAAGGGCTTTAATGCTGAATCCATTTTCTACACCAAGTTTAAATCTTCCACCCAAAATTTTAACGATTTTTCCAATAAATTACTAAACCGACAAAATTTAGCTTCGCCTGCTAGCGAATTTTTAGGAATAAGTGTTATTGCTGTTTTATTATGGTATGGAGGGACAATGGTTTTAGTCGGCGAGACTCTAGACGGACCTATGTTTATAGCCTATATGGGCCTTGCCTATAATGTTTTAACGCCAGCTAAGGGCATTTCAAAAGCCTTCTATAATGTAAAGAAAGGAAATGCAGCGGCAGAGCGTGTTTTAGAAATTTTAGAAACAGAAAACAGCATTACAGATGCTGATAAGGCTATTGATAAAACTGAATTTAACTCTGAATTGACTTTAGAAAATATTTCATTCAAATATGAAAATGAATACGTCCTGAAGAATTTTCAAGCCACGGTCAAAAAAGGAAAAACAGTAGCTCTGGTGGGACAGTCTGGAAGTGGAAAATCTACCATTGCTAATTTGGTCACCCGGTTTTATGACATCACCGAAGGTGAAATAAAAATTGACGGTATCAATATTAAAGACATGTCACAAAGTTCTTTGAGAGGACTTATGGGCTTAGTCACTCAAGATTCAATTTTGTTTAACGATACCATCAAAGAAAATTTGAAAATCGGAAAACCCAATGCTACCGATGAAGAATTAATAGACTCTCTAAAAATCGCAAATGCTTATGAGTTTGTAAAAGAACTCCCTAAAGGTTTGGATACCAATATTGGAGATAGTGGAGGAAAATTAAGTGGTGGACAGAAGCAACGTCTATCCATCGCTCGAGCGGTTCTCAAAAACCCACCTATCATGATTTTGGATGAAGCGACTTCCGCTCTAGATACTGAAAGCGAACAACTTGTCCAAAAAGCTTTAGAAAACATGATGAAAAATAGAACGTCTCTAGTCATAGCCCATCGCTTATCTACGATTAAAAATGCGGACACCATTATTGTTATGCATCAAGGTGAAATTGTAGAGCAAGGAAGACATGATGAATTGATTGCTAATGAAGGAGTCTATAAAAAATTGGTTAATATGCAGTCTTTTGAATAA
- a CDS encoding phospho-sugar mutase, with protein sequence MSDFLDKAKEWLTETFDKTTNKEVQDLMDSKSELLEESFFQDLGFGTGGMRGIMGVGTSRINKYTLGKNTQGISNYMKSVFPDEKLKVVIAFDCRHNSMEFAHQVAGVFSANGIQAYIFPELRPTPLLSYSVRHLGCQCGIMLTASHNPPEYNGYKVYWEDGGQLVPPQDLDIISEINALNFSDINFESQSDLIEVLDDSVEKAYLKKAVENVNFNLPAESKKNLNITFTSLHGTSITTVPQLLENAGYPNLNLVSSQSEPDPEFPTVKSPNPEEPDALKLALKLANEKKSDLAIGTDPDGDRLGIAVRNRKGELTLLNGNQTMVLMTWYLLEKVKESNSLKESHFIASTIVSTPLMRVLTEAYGVKYMESLTGFKWIAKLIKDNPTLDYIGGGEESFGYMVGDFVRDKDANTAILLVCEMAAELKSKGSSIYEQLIDIYIEHGFFKEHLVSLVKSGIEGAKEIKAKMIELRNNPPKEINGEEVVLIEDYQTSIAKNMQSHETHNINLPKSNVLIYYTENGTKVAARPSGTEPKIKFYISVNSTLKTKNDFEEIDSELSSKIEHIKADLGI encoded by the coding sequence ATGAGTGATTTTTTAGATAAAGCAAAAGAGTGGCTTACAGAGACCTTCGATAAAACTACCAATAAAGAAGTACAAGACTTAATGGACTCTAAATCAGAGTTACTAGAGGAGAGTTTCTTTCAAGATTTGGGTTTTGGCACTGGTGGAATGCGCGGTATAATGGGAGTGGGTACCAGCAGAATAAACAAATACACCTTAGGTAAAAACACCCAGGGGATTTCAAATTACATGAAATCTGTCTTTCCAGATGAAAAACTAAAAGTTGTCATCGCTTTTGATTGCAGACATAATAGTATGGAATTTGCTCATCAAGTAGCAGGCGTCTTTTCTGCCAATGGGATACAAGCCTATATCTTTCCTGAATTGAGACCTACTCCTCTTCTCTCCTATTCGGTAAGACACCTTGGATGCCAATGTGGAATCATGCTTACAGCAAGTCACAATCCACCAGAGTATAATGGATATAAGGTCTATTGGGAGGATGGAGGACAGCTCGTGCCACCTCAAGATTTGGATATTATTTCTGAAATAAATGCATTAAATTTCTCTGATATTAATTTTGAAAGCCAATCAGATTTAATTGAAGTTTTAGATGATTCTGTAGAAAAAGCATATCTAAAAAAAGCAGTGGAAAATGTAAATTTCAATCTTCCTGCTGAGTCCAAAAAAAATCTCAACATCACTTTTACCTCTTTGCATGGGACCTCCATTACAACAGTTCCTCAATTACTAGAAAATGCAGGTTACCCCAATTTAAACTTGGTCTCTTCTCAATCTGAACCAGATCCTGAATTTCCAACGGTTAAATCTCCAAATCCTGAAGAGCCTGATGCTTTAAAACTCGCACTAAAACTAGCCAACGAAAAGAAGAGCGATCTAGCTATAGGAACAGACCCTGACGGAGACCGATTGGGTATTGCAGTAAGGAATAGAAAAGGGGAACTCACCTTGCTCAATGGCAACCAAACCATGGTGCTCATGACTTGGTACTTACTAGAAAAAGTAAAAGAAAGCAATAGTTTAAAAGAGTCTCACTTTATTGCCTCTACAATAGTATCGACACCTCTTATGAGAGTTTTGACCGAAGCGTATGGTGTGAAGTATATGGAAAGCCTCACCGGCTTTAAGTGGATTGCAAAATTAATAAAAGATAATCCTACCCTAGATTATATTGGTGGTGGTGAAGAGAGTTTTGGTTATATGGTAGGGGATTTTGTTAGAGACAAGGATGCGAATACGGCGATATTACTTGTTTGTGAAATGGCTGCAGAGTTAAAATCAAAAGGATCTTCTATTTATGAACAGCTGATTGATATTTACATAGAGCATGGTTTTTTTAAAGAACATTTAGTGTCCCTCGTCAAAAGTGGAATTGAAGGAGCTAAAGAAATTAAAGCTAAAATGATAGAGTTGCGCAATAACCCACCTAAAGAGATCAACGGAGAAGAAGTGGTGCTTATTGAAGACTATCAAACTTCAATAGCTAAGAATATGCAATCTCATGAAACGCATAACATCAACCTGCCAAAATCTAATGTTTTAATTTACTATACAGAAAACGGGACCAAAGTCGCTGCTAGACCCAGTGGAACAGAACCGAAAATTAAATTCTATATCAGTGTAAATTCAACTCTCAAAACAAAAAATGATTTTGAAGAGATCGATTCAGAATTGTCTTCAAAAATTGAACATATAAAAGCCGATTTAGGTATTTAA
- a CDS encoding glycosyltransferase family 2 protein: MDISIIIPLLNESESLLELQSWINSVMEKHGFKHEIIFINDGSTDDSWEIIKQLHSEFNSVKGINFNKNYGKSQALHAGFIEAKGRVVITMDADLQDNPEEIPELYKLITEENYDLISGWKKKRYDSIIFKNLPSKIFNKAARWTSGLKLHDFNCGLKAYKLQVVKHINVNGEMHRYIPVLAKQAGFSRISEKIVQHQARKYGKTKFGAERFINGFLDLVTLWFFAKFGKRPMHFFGAIGVLMFLVGLLSAIWIGSSKLYKLWNGLPNILVVNNPWFYIALSAMIIGVQMFLAGFLGELLLRTKSDQKRYLISEKI, encoded by the coding sequence ATGGATATATCAATTATTATTCCTCTACTTAATGAGTCTGAGTCTCTTTTAGAATTACAGTCTTGGATTAATTCTGTGATGGAAAAACATGGTTTTAAGCATGAAATTATCTTTATTAACGATGGGAGTACAGATGATTCCTGGGAAATTATAAAACAACTTCACTCTGAATTTAATAGCGTTAAAGGTATTAATTTTAATAAAAACTACGGGAAATCTCAAGCACTACATGCCGGATTTATTGAGGCTAAAGGGAGGGTCGTGATCACTATGGATGCGGACTTACAAGATAATCCTGAAGAAATTCCAGAGCTATATAAACTTATTACTGAAGAGAATTACGATCTTATCTCTGGTTGGAAAAAGAAAAGATACGATTCCATCATTTTTAAAAACTTACCATCAAAAATTTTTAATAAAGCAGCACGATGGACTTCTGGGTTAAAACTTCACGACTTCAATTGTGGACTTAAAGCCTATAAGCTTCAAGTTGTAAAACATATTAATGTTAACGGTGAAATGCATCGCTATATACCTGTTTTAGCTAAACAGGCAGGATTCTCAAGAATTAGTGAAAAAATAGTTCAACACCAGGCTAGAAAATACGGTAAAACCAAATTTGGTGCAGAACGATTTATCAACGGATTTTTAGATCTAGTAACCCTTTGGTTTTTTGCTAAATTTGGTAAGCGACCTATGCATTTTTTTGGAGCCATAGGTGTGTTGATGTTTTTAGTAGGTCTCCTTTCTGCTATTTGGATAGGATCCTCTAAATTATATAAGCTTTGGAATGGGCTACCAAATATCTTGGTTGTGAATAATCCTTGGTTTTATATAGCTTTGTCAGCTATGATTATAGGTGTACAAATGTTTTTAGCTGGTTTTTTAGGAGAGTTATTATTAAGAACAAAAAGTGATCAAAAACGATATTTAATTTCAGAAAAAATTTAA
- a CDS encoding DUF4199 domain-containing protein — MQHQDLPVKPYATNFGVIYGGYSILIMVLLYAFNLESNTAISIFNFIITVAIVWYAIHLYKIDNEGQIDLTTSIKLGLAIGVIGGLIYGGYNYIHYEWIEPELITEMKMTNEAEMEALIERQQMSEEEAQMTRDMSGAFASPFTLATLSLLSIIFKTFLVGLIVGMVKRNN, encoded by the coding sequence ATGCAACATCAAGATCTTCCAGTAAAACCTTATGCCACTAATTTTGGGGTTATCTATGGTGGTTATTCCATATTAATTATGGTTTTGCTTTATGCGTTCAATCTGGAATCCAACACAGCCATCTCTATTTTTAACTTTATAATTACAGTAGCTATCGTCTGGTATGCCATTCATCTCTACAAAATTGATAATGAAGGGCAAATTGACTTAACGACTTCAATAAAGTTAGGCCTTGCTATTGGAGTTATTGGAGGTTTAATTTATGGAGGCTATAATTACATTCATTATGAGTGGATTGAACCTGAGCTTATTACAGAAATGAAAATGACTAATGAAGCTGAGATGGAAGCCTTAATTGAGCGGCAGCAAATGAGTGAAGAAGAAGCACAAATGACGAGAGATATGTCGGGTGCCTTTGCTTCTCCTTTTACACTAGCCACCCTAAGTTTACTTTCTATTATTTTTAAGACTTTTCTTGTGGGTCTTATCGTAGGTATGGTTAAACGAAATAATTGA